The region CTGCTATCCTTGGGGCACTGGCGCCTTTTGGCCACTATTGGTGGACACTGGGGACACgtctgaggggctgcagctgtcCTGCCTGTTGAGGGGCTGTCCAGCACACCCAGCAGGTGCCAGTGTCGCTGATGGACTCTGTCTCACTCGGGCCTTAGATGCAGCATCGAAGGTGACTGAGCAGGAATGGCGTGAGAAGGCCAAGAAGGACCTGGAGGAGTGGAACTTGCGTCAGAATGAGCAGATGGAGAAGAACCGAGCAAACAACAGGTATGTCGGGGTCAGCATAGCCAAGAGGACCGTCTGCCTTCTTGGGATGTTTGAGGGCCTCTTTCCCCACATagggcccagccctgcagggacagagcctTGCCAAGCAAGGGGGGAGACCCCAGGCTTTGGAGTGGCTCTGGTGGCTGTGCAGAGCCGCTCTGGCTGGAACCACACTGGGATCACCTTGGGATCTTGgttcctcctccccctgcatGGGGCTTGCAGGGGGGCAGGGTTGGGCTCCAGGTTCTCCTGGTGTGCTGCAGTATGTGGGTCACTCTTTGGGAGGACTAACCCCCTCTGTTCTCTCTTTCTAACCCTCTGCCTGCCTGTCGCTCCGCtccgctctctctctctctgtgcccGGGGCTAGGATCGCTGACAAAGCCTTTTACCAGCAGCCGGACGCCGATATCATTGGCTACGTGTATGTGCTTCTTACAGACCATATCCTGCCCCACAGACTCTGGGGGTCCCGGCCCCAGCACTGACTGCCCAGCCAAGGGAAGGGGGGATGCTGGGAGGTACCGGGCTCTGCTGAGGTACCAGAGGGAGGATGATGCAGCTGAGTGTCTCCAAGTGGTGGAGTTTTAGAAGATGAGTGGAGCTCCTGGAAATGCCTCTGTGGGAACTGGTTGAAGATGCAAAGCTGTGGGCTCTTATGCCTTTTTGAGGATGGCTCTGGGGGGTGAAGTCTTGGGAGCAGGCAGATACACCTGCACCCCTGGATGAACGATGTTTTGAGTGAGTGCAGCCAAAGGCAGACTTGAGCATTGCATGTCTCTGGGTCCCAGAGGACACTGAACTCATGAGCTGGAGTAAAGGGACAGGAAGTAGGGACACAAGGGTTGTTAAGACAGAAGGAAGAGTCTCCATGGAAAGGTGTCTGCCAGTGACAATCCTCAATGCCTTTGCAGGGCCTCGGAGGAAGCATTCCTGAAGGAGTCCAAGGAGGAGACCCCAGGCTCTGAGTGGGAGAAGGTGGCCCAGCTGTGTGATTTCAACCCCAagagcagcaagcagagcaaggATGTCTCACGGATGCGCTCGGTGCTCATCTCCCTCAAACAGACACCCCTGTCCCGTtagctgtgcctggcacagctgggagcacagcaggCATGGCTGGGCTCACTGGGCCGGGTGGCTTCAGGGGCCGGCCCAGGAAGGGCCTCTCACTGCCTGCTCCCTGATCTGCGCCTCGGCTGTGCTCGAGTCACTGGTTATATAACTCTCCCCATGGTTTTCCTTTGCTTAAAAGGTGCATTGGTCTCTTTTTACACTTATTTATAAATCACTGTGGCATTTCCCCGGGAAGCAGCACTGGGTGGCAGAGCTGAGTTAGTGGGgaagccccagcccaggctcttCAGGAGGTTGTGTCTGAGGGCCTGGCTAAATGAGCAGGGAATATCCCATCCTGTGTTCCCCATTTCAACCCTGTGCTGGGAATAAACCTGCCTGCACCTGTCCTGGCAAGCCCCATGTCCAGGCCTCAGTCCTAGCCCTGAGGCAGGGATCCCAGTGGGATCCCGGACTGCTGCTTGCCTTTCTCATGGGATttagagcagagctggagcagggttGGGAGGGTGGAGAAACAGCCCTGGCTTGGCTCCACACTGCTGGGTCCCGCAGGAAGCATGCTGCAGCATGGCACTGGCAGGGACTGAGGAATGTGAGTGCAGGCGCCTCGGTTGGGTCTGGACTGCCGGTGGCTGTCCCAAGCCCATCAGaactctgcccagcctggctaTGCCCCAAAAAGTTGGTGGGGCTCCAGTGTCCATGTTCCATCtgtcctgcagtgctggcagcacgGTGGTGTGGGTCACTGGGAAGGAACTGTGGGGGGAGTGTGCAGGATGTTTCCTGTCCTTCCTCCGTGAGCACTAGCAGTTGGAAATGTGGGATGCCAGGCTTTGGGGAACCCTTGGctttgctctgctccttcccttgcTATCAGAACGGGTGATGGAGGCTGTGTTGTTGCAGGGAAGGAGGTAGGAAGGCCCATCTGCTATGGGGTAGGTCAAGCCCCCCAGCTCCCTAACCCAGGGGCCCAgagcagggttgggcagaatTCTGGTGCTGGGGCTCGTACTGTCCCTGAGAACGTCCTGCACATCTGTCTGCAGTTGCTCTGCCCCCCTGGATTTGCCCACCTAAGGCAGTGTAGGGAGATGCCTCAGTCCTGCTCCCGGCTCGAActttctctcctctgcttgGCAGGGATGGCACCAGTCCTGGGAACCTGCACAACTCCCGGGTAGCAGGAGAGGGACAGCCTTGAGCTGGTGCCCAGGGTCTGGCCTGTTGAGGGCTTGGGAAAGGCTTGCAGCAGCTTGGGGGGACATAGAGCAGAGTCCACAAGACATTCACTTGagcccctctgcagagccctgctcagctggCAATCAATTAtgcagagctctcctgccctgcagctgtggcCCCAGGGCCAGAATATCaccagtcctgctgctgcagctgtgggaggtgCCTGGGCACCCATGGCTCTGGGGCATGGTCTCACCAGTTGGCTGGGAAGGTAAATGGCTGTGTAGGGAATCACTCGGTGTTGTGTTGGGAGTGTGCCCCCTGCCCATAGGGCTGATTGTTCCTGCCCGGCCCCCCTGAGCTCCAGCATGCGtagacagctctgctgtgctgcaggacacCTGGGGACTTGGCTGCCTGCCTCAGCCTTTCATTGCAGAGCAGCGGGGAAGCACCCCTGGCTACTTGTGGGGGGCAATGTGCCCCCCTGTgctctgtccctccagcccctgcaggcagctgggccCCTGGGTCTCCCAGCTGCCATATGCTCCGTGTCCGGCCGGGGCAGCTCTCGGGGAGCCATGCCCACAGCTGTTCTACATCCCCTCAGCTTTGGTATCTGTGACTGTCCAAATTACCTGTTAAAATAAATCAACATCTCCAATCCTACGGGGCACTGTCGtctttttgcattagggatGCATGCTGTGTTTAGGAGAACCCACAGCCATGAAGCCTCCTGTGGAAAGCATGGGGCTGGAGAAGAAACAGGACAAAAGAGGAGTGAGGGGAAGGCCAGAGGGTTTGTGCTTGGATGGCGCCAAagcagtggcagcaggaccCAGGGCTTGGCTCTGTCCCCAAGGAGCTGCAAGCTCCAGCTTGTCCAAACAGGGTGAGCTGCTCCCCTGTCCACTgtgcccttctccagctgccaaGGGATTGTGCTCATGGAtctgttctgctgctcctcacacccCTGCCCCAAGctggctggctgggctggaagtgCCAGTGAGGCAGCCAAAAGCAGTTTTCTCTGGGAAAGACGCAGGCAGCTGGAGGGGGAAGACAGGTCCTGGGCTCCCTGGTGCTGAGGTGGAGCTCACCCTGCTCAGCACTGGCACTGGCTTGTTGTGCACCCTTCACGTCTCAGGTTAGCTCTGGTGAGCAAGagccttccttctctccttgcCAAGGCCCACCAGCACAATTCCCTGGACAGGACAATCCATGTGCTTGTTTGCAGATAGGGGGCTCACCTCTCAGCCCATCGCTATAAGGACTCGGTACAGGCACCAACTCACAGAACAACATCTAGAATCAGCCCAGGCTGCTTGGTGAGGTgttccagcacaggcagaggtgTCTGTGCCCCTTCCCCTGCGGGTACAAACTGCCTGCAGCCAACAGTGCAGTGAACAGAGACTGGGCCCCGTCTCCTCCCAGCTCTAAGGCCCTGCCATGGGAGAACGAAGCTTCGTGGATCACCAAACCCCCTGGGGATCATGTCTGTCAGGACACAGGCAGTGCAGCTCCCTCGGGGAAGGTGTTGCTGACTCCCCAGCAAGAACAGCcgaagcagcagcacatcccagagAACACAGCCAGACCCCATTTCAGCAATGCGAGTTCCCTGCTTGTTTTCATAGGGAGTTTCATGTCTTGTTTCTTCTTGCATCACTACACCTTCATGATAGCCATACCcactccctctgctccctgcactgtTTACTGTTGTGGCTTCTCAGTGCTCTGCAATCCCGTATCAGTCAGAATCTTGCTGCAATTCACTTTATTACTCACCAGTTTCAATTGAACAGGTCATACAACCTCCCAGACTGCCTCCCTTGCTGCCTAGGGACTCTGTCCTGCCAGGACCAAGCCATAAGCAGCAGTTCCTTCCTCATGAGCAGCTTATTTCTCAAATGCTGGTCACTGCCTGACTACAACCACACCTCAGACCACGACCAAGAAGACACAATTTTATCAGCCTGTGACAGCATCAACCAGGGACAAGTCTGACAGGGTGATGGGCCTTAGTGACAATGCAgcctcagtgctgcaggagagTGAGCTCttggggaaacaaaaaaaaatgccacGGCCCAAATTACATGTTAATCACAGAGTGTATTCACCCCATTTCCAGTGCTGCAGAACTGGCTCCACCGAGACATCACAACAGTCTCTCAGAAAACTCCATCCTCAGGCAGGATCCACCCTGCTCCCAAGGCTGCTGGCAGACGCTCGTGTGTGGCCGCAGCTTCGCTCTTGTCCGATGTCACTGTCGGGATTTGATTGCCGTGGCCATCATGCCCCCCACCACAGAGGCGATGGTGAAGCCCTGGGCTACAACACGCGCCCGCATCATCAGCTGGGAGCGCCGAGTGTTGCCTTTCTTGAAGCAGATAACTCCGTAGGCCAGGACACCGACGGTGCACAGACAGCCTGCGAGGAAGGACGGTGACTGTGAGGCGCGGCTTCCCCCGGGCCTGAGCGCTGCGGGCCGGTTCCACCGCACTCCCGAACGCGAGCCGCGCCTCCCCGGGGCTAAGGGACCGGCCCCTCACCAGCGACCATCGCCCCGGCCCGCACCCCTAACTCGGCCTCCGTCCCGCCACCCCCCGCCCCACCCTCACCGAGGGGCACCATGGGGTTCTCGCGGGTCTTGCGCAGGAACTTCTCCGCGAATCCCTCCTCAGTGAACGTGGGCAGCGGGATGGGATCCAGCGGCGGGGGTGGCCCGGCCGCCATGGCCAAGGTGACAACGGCGGCCCTTTCCGGCTACCGTTTCCACCTCCTCCGAAGCAGTGTATGCCGGGGGTTGCAGTCCGCCGCGCGCACTTATCGGCGCGGCTCCGCCGTCTCGGAACTACACTTCCCGTGGTGCACTGAGGGGAGCCAGGCAGCCCCGTGACGAGACGGCGCGTGTCCGCCATGCCGAAGGCCAAGGGGAAGAGCCGGCGGCACAAATACTCCTACAACCTCAACCGCAAGCGGCTCTAccgcagcgcccgccgccgcgccgcgccccgcATCGCCTGGTGAGCgccggggacacggggggcgCGGGACGAGcgtgggatggggcagggcgGCCGGGAGCCGCTGCACGTGTCCGTGGGGAGGGGGACGCGCGGCGCCGCGGGATGAGGGGCGCAGCCGTGATGTCCCTTGTCCCTGCGCAGCTCGCACATCCGCCATGCCTGGGACCCGCACAAGTCAGTGGCGCAGAACCTGGCCGAGATGGGCCTGGCCGAGGATCCCAACAAGGCTGTCCCCATCCCGAAGAAGCTGCTGGTAAGGAAAGGTTTGGCCGGGAGCGCTCCTTTGGTGGGGGAGGTACCCTCGCAGCACGGGGCAGGTGGCTCTGGATAAGTCTCTGGCGGTGGACACGTTTCTTATCATGATCTACACGCTTATCTCACCAAGATCCTGGCGTGGGAACGAGCTATAGCGTTCCGGAGATATAATGGACTTTAGAACAAATGTAAAAAACGCCAGTCCATCTCCTGGGGCTTGCCAGAGACAAGGTGGGGTTGGGAACACTGCAGCCAAATTGCTCCTGATGACAAAGAAAGGCTCTTTGTGtacagcagtgccagcctggcccATCTGCGTAAGAGGGCAACGTTTTCAGGTGAAAGGTGGCCCCAAGAAACTCTAGGAAAAAGTAGGAATGACCTTGTTTGCCATTTGTCTCCATTCACACCGTGTTTCTCAGCTGACAGCCTCGCCCACGAGCCAGTTTGATGGCACAAGTAAGGCTCTGCTTAAGCCAGCTGGGACGTCCTGCCCCTTGCAGCCATGTAGAAGCAGTTTGGAGTTTTGGGAACAATGTGTGGGGACATAGCACTCTTCCAAAtgggtttttcttcatttgtctTTGCTGTAATTCAGGGGATGGAAGTGGAAAGTGACGGACAACAGCCAGGAAAGAAAATAGTGCGGAAGCCGTATGTGGTGAATGGTTAGTACTGCATTTGAGGTTCTCCTAAGCCCATGTGGGTTATTTTGTcatcctgtgctgtgccaggggtAGGGAAGGGCGTTATTTCTTATCCAGCCTTGTGCAGGAGCATGTCTTTTCCGCAGTGTTTGTCCCTGCAGCCTCAAGAGGGCTCTTGTCACTGCGAGATGTGCTGCTGTGTGGGTCCAGGGTGACAAGAAGCCGTGGCGGCAGTACCTCACGTGTTTCAGTGGTGGGCTGGGTGGCTCTGAGCAGTTACaccctgcagcctgggctgaAAGGGTCTGCTCGTCGTATGTGAGCTGGAGAAGAGCTGCAATGCAGGCCTGGATGCCTGCAGCCTGAGCAGAGGGCTGTTGTCTTGGCCGTTTTCCTGCACCATCATGCTGGGAAGCATCCCTGCATGCTCCAGCAGCCAAGCTGTGTGGCTGGAGTCAACCTTGGGGGAAGGTTGGGGACCTCTGAGGTGTTGttgcttccttcccctccctcatGCTACTTCTGCCCTCTGCCTAGAGATGGAATTGGAGGCCAGCCTCCCTGAGAAGAAGTCGAACACGCTCTCACGAGACCTCATTGACTATGTGCGATACATGATCCAGAACCACGGGGAGAACTACAAGGTACATTCCAGAGCAAGGAGCCCCTGGAGTGATTCAGTCCTGGATCTTCCCATCTGCAGGACGAGAATTGCTAATCCTCTCTGTCCTGGATCCTGTTTTGCAGTCAGCTGAttcttaagggaaaaaaatgctttgacCTGTGGCCAGCTCCCTGTCTGAGTCAGGCAGTGATCACACTGGTGTGGGTGGGCTGGTTTGGTGTTTGCTCTTGGGGCTGCTCCTCTGACTTACCTTCTCTTTTGTGGCAGGAAATGGCTCGGGATGAGAAGAACTACTACCAGGATACTCCCAAACAGATTAAGAGGAAGATCAATGTGTACAAGAATTTCTATCCTGAGGAGTACAAGAATTTCATTGCATCACTCAAGCCAGAAAAAATGGAAGTGCAGTGACTACTCTTTTTCCTCAGGTTTACCTGCAAGTCCAGTGTTGACATGAATATTTTCCAAACTGAAAAAGCCTCTGGTGATGGAGGAAGGACCCTCGCTAGGCAGAGATGGTTGTAACTCTCCATGAAAGACTCTTTTGGCACTGACTGTGCTGTTCTGCTGACTTTCTGTGTGGCACCCAGCATTTCTTTAGctttgctaaaataaaatactctttCTAGCTGCTTGTGAATGTCTTGTTTGTGGGCTCTTGGTTGGTGCAGTCCGGCTTTGGGGAGCTCCTGGTGCCAGCCTGTGTGATGTTGGCATTGGGCACGTGTCACTTCCTGCGGTGACAGGGCTGGGTGTGGGCAGCACTCAGACTTTGGCTGATTCTCCTGTAGGCTGTGTAAGTTGGAGCCGGGCCATGTGctgcttccttcccttctgTTTGCAGCTTGGAAGAGGAGGCCGGGGTCCCTTCCTTGCTGAGGAAgtggaaggcagcagagaggtCACCATTTCATTGACAACAGGAGGGAGCAGCCGTTGAAAAGGTGTCACAGTGAGACTGCCACGTACTCCTGGAGGACAGGACATGCGGACAGGACACCGCTCCAGCCCCGCCACCGGGGCCGGGGGTGCGCTGGGCCCCGCCCCGGCGCCGCCTCTCCGGTGAGCGCCGCCTTCTCCGCACGAACTACACCTCCCAGCGTGCCCCGTGCCGAACCACCACACCTCGCGAGACCGTGCCCCTATAAGAGCCCCCCCCCCGCAGCGGTAAGTAAGCTCCAGCTGTGGCCGCTCGCCGCGGCTCCGGGATGACCGCTCCgggcctggccctgctgcccctcgcCGAGCCCCGCTGAGGCCCCGCCATGAGCTCTGGGCAGCCCGACGCTCCCGGTAAGGTTCCCCACGCGCTCCCCGCCGGCCTCGGtcgggcgcggcggcgggcgctgaGTGCCGCGCTCTCTCCGCAGCGCTGGAgccgggcggcggggcccgctCGGGCAGGATGTCGCTGCCCCTCGGCGTCCCGCGCCGCGCCTTCAGCTACGATGATGCACTGGAGGACACGGCGCCCATGACGCCGCCGCCTGCCGATTTGTGCGCCAGCGTGCTTTGGAAGCAGCCGGTCATCCCCGAGCGCAAGTACCAGGAGCTCTCGAAGGTACGGGCCCGGCTGACCCCGGCATGTCTTTGGGTACCCCGCAGCTCTGGCGCCCCTGTCCTGGCATCCCTCTTCTCCCAAGCATCCCCCCGTCCTTAcacccccttctcccctcctgcctggctggcGCTGCCCCCCTGCCCTGGCGGCAGGACCCtcgggaggggctggggaccgAGCCCGGCGCTGCTGCCGGGGCACACGGAGGTGTGGGTGGGACAGACACGTGCTGAGCGTCTCCTCCGTgtttgtgattaaaaaaaaacaaccggCAGCCACGTGTAATTAAACTAGAGCATAAGGGTGTTTTAGGTTGGATGTAAATCCTTTATAGTAAGcgtggtgaggcactggcactgTTTGCACAGAGAAACTGtgcctgccccatccctagaagtgttcaaggccaggttggtgAGAGCTCTGAACAAGCTgctctagtggaaagtgtctgctcaccatggcagagggttggaactGGGTAatctttaagatcctttccaacccaaatcattctgggattctatgcTTTGAGAGCAGGACCAGCCCTTTTAAATTTAGAGGCTGTTTTTTAAGTTTGAAATTAAGCTAAACGTTGTTAGATGGAAGTATGTAACTCTGCATGTCTTTGTGCTTAACCTCTACTTTATACCTCCTAGGTTTTCAAATCTCTTGTGGGAGACAGCCAAAAGTTGTGGTTTGGTATGAAAAGTAAACTCTCCAGTCAGAGAACTCCTGTTTTgggaggaggaagtcagtgttGCAGAGGATATTTTGCTTTctggcatttattttctgtttctttgctggGGTCTCCTCGTCAGTGGTAGAATTACGACCACAGGACACATTGAACAAGAAACATAAAAGGAATGAGCTGGGAAAACAAGTTGTTTACTCCAGGCTCTACTCTGTGTGTGCCATTCTGTGAACAGCTGGTGCTTCAGCTGCCTGTGGAAGGTGCTCTTGGTGCTTTTGCCCGGTTGACCTTGAAGTCCAGTTTGCATTTAGGAGAACAACAGatggtctgggtttttttcctgttggtcTTTTTGTAGTTGGACTAACAACTTGTTTTCTCTGAGGCTGGTAGGTTTGGTGTTTGGTGTAAGTTGCTTGTTCATTGCTGTGAATTCTAAGGTTCTGAACATTCCTGGGCTGCAGcgagcacagcacagggatttCTCCCATGGGATGAGGGCTGGCTGCCGGGGCAGCATGGCCTTGTCTCACTTGTGTAGTTAGAGATGTGTCCTGGCCAGGTGTTGAGATGCTTTTCCATCGCAAACTgttccctgctgcttccccacagGATGAGGAAGGGGATGCCAACATGAAACCTGTCGTAACTCCTTCGTCATCCACAGAAAATGTGAACAAGGTGCCTGTGGTGAAGGCCAAGGCCACTCACGTCATCATGAACTCCCTCATCACAAGTAAGAACTCTCCTCTCACACTCTCATGTGGGTTGGGTCCTGAGGGTGCTCCAGCTTGGTGATGCCTCAGGGTAACTCCTGGAGAGCTCTTTGGTTCACACCggctctgctctggagctctgtgaatttgtttttctcagagGATGTTTCTAGAAGGAAGCAAAGAACTGAGGAATAAGCCACATGTGGTGCTTCTGTGTTTCCAGGGGCGGGGGGAGGAGTGCAGAGTTTGTTGTTTGCTGCAGTCCATGTTCCTGGagtgcaggggctgctgctgctctgtttgcTTATTAACTTGCTGTTTCTGAATGACAGGCAGAGCTCTACCATTAACCCAAGCAGCGAGCAGAGCTGACACAGTGTGCTAATGGAGCACTTGCTGCCATTTATGTTGTTAATagcagcagctgccttgctAACTGCAGCACTTCAAACATAAATCatgatgctttaaaataaaattgggTCAGTTATGTTTGCAGAATGGATGTGCCCTTTTGCAATAAGAGGAATTATTTCGGTGTTAATCTGTCCAtgcttcctcttctttcagCAGCTACAAATAACAGGGATCTGAAAATAACTTTAGGATGTGAAGTGTTATCTGTTTTAAATAAGACAATGAGCTTTTCCACTAACCTCTTTGtgctctgatttcttttgaCTTTTCTCCTAGTTCTACTAGGGAGTGAACATCTTATGCTGGGGTTTGGAGAAAGTGCTTGTGTTTTTCAGAAGTGAGGTTGATATCAGTATAAGATGCTGGCTCTGTATCTGTCTGAAACAGCTTATTTTACCTGATCTAAAATCACTGAGAGTCTTTAAAACATGATCAGCAAGGCTCCCTTGAATGCAATGGGCCACTTAAAGTGTCCAGCTTATTGGGTTCTCCTAGATTGATGAAGTTGCGAGTAGGAGTGATGCGGTGTCTGGGGTGAGATGGGATTAATTACAGGTGTTGTATTTGTGATATATCTGGTGATTTGGGACAAATGTGCTCATCTGGCTTAGCCCTGTGTCTCAGGGTAGTTGTGAAGTCAGAATATCTCACCAGCTTCAATTTTCTGCTTCAGCTTGTTACAGTCTGTGAATGATAAAAAATGAAGGGTTTGCATTCAGTTACTGGAGCTGCCTTTGCTGGAACTGCTTGTGGTGGCATTTCTATGTGAATTTGTGCTCCTGTGTTCCAGAGCAGACTCAGGAGAGCATCCAGCGCTttgagcagcaggcagggctgagggaagcTGGCTACACACCCCACAAAGGCCTCACCACTGAGGAGACCAAGTACCACCGAGTGGCTGAGGCACTCCATGTAAGGCTTGTTTACCATTGGATTTCTCTGTGTGGGATGTGTCTGGTTGAACATTTACCTGGTGATGTAACTTTTGCAGCGTGTTGCCAAGATTTTCCTTAAGCTCATTGGGTTGAGTGAACTCAAAAAGTTTAcccacttttattttaaagttaacATTAGCCTTTGTAGTTttgaagcagcttttttttcctgaaatctgTCACATTTCACTGTCATATCAAACTATGACAGTTGTCTTTCCAAGTGGGGTAAACCCTACACAATCTAATATCTTGCTGTACTTTTGAATGGGGCCTCGCAGTTGATTTCTGTGACTGTGTGTCCAAAGAGAacttttaaactgaatttatttCCATTGTGGAAGTTACCAGATGTGTCTTATTGAAAACAGAAGTCTCGAATGAGCATGTTACTGTGGGCTAATTTGGAGTTGGAGTTTAATAGTCAACTCTTCCAGTGTCCTCCCACGAGGCCAAAGTTTCAATAACTACGTCCATGAATTTTATTAGTGTGGCTTGAATAGCCACAGGAAACATTACAAGGTACCCTGTGTATTTTGTGTTTGAACTTTAACTGCCCTTCAAATGACTTCTTCAAAGTTCAGTTTGTACTGTCCAGCTTGCAATAACATGGTTTGCATACACCCAGTTGCTGTTTATTTTGTGCCCAGGTTCATCTCTTTTCCAGAGCGGTGTTTCCATCCTGATATAAACTGATTGCTTCACAGTGTCTGGTATTCCTGACCTTGTACCTTCTGTGAGAACTGCTCTCACCCTCATTAGAGAACTGGTGGGACTGAAAGCTTTATTGCTCTGAAAAATGCTGGAGACAAATGGATGCTGTGGCATTTAGACCAGGTAGCTGAAGTGAGTTCTGCTGCATCCACAACCTCCATATGAGAGCTGGTGTTCCCTCCTGTAGCCTGAAGTGAACTTTCAAAATGCTTATATTTGATGTGGAGAGAACCTTAAGGGGTTGTATGCAGGTATTGTCATACTGGGTACAGCTTTAGGTGTGGTGACGCTTATTCTTTATCACCTGTGATAGAAACAATTGTCTGGTTTTGACAATAAAACTGGGTGTTTTTCCTTATGTCCAGTATTTAAGCTGTGttgcttctgtttctcttgcCTCTCCTGACAGAACCTAAAAATGCAGAATGGAGAGACAACAAAAGATGACAAACAGAATTCTTCTGCTCAGTCCACTCCAAGCAGCACCCCTCACTCCTCCCCCAGGCATAAACCCAGGTACTCTGCCTCCTTTGGTTTCCTACAGGCTGCTGAGGTGGGAGCTGCTACAAATAACCTTCTTATTCTGTGAGGGACTGTACAGGGTGAAATTTAGAGCCTGATGAGGGTTTGTGTTGGATAGATCCGAATGCTGGAAGCCTGTGGAACTTAAGCAGGCATATCTTATCCTGGGTAGTAACAAACCTCTTAAGATTTCttcaaatgccttttttaaCTACATGACAAGTTCCTGGCATAGTGGGGTCATTTGAGGTATTTATTCTCATGTTTtaaacat is a window of Hirundo rustica isolate bHirRus1 chromosome 14, bHirRus1.pri.v3, whole genome shotgun sequence DNA encoding:
- the HIGD2A gene encoding HIG1 domain family member 2A, mitochondrial, whose protein sequence is MAAGPPPPLDPIPLPTFTEEGFAEKFLRKTRENPMVPLGCLCTVGVLAYGVICFKKGNTRRSQLMMRARVVAQGFTIASVVGGMMATAIKSRQ
- the KIAA1191 gene encoding putative monooxygenase p33MONOX; the protein is MSSGQPDAPALEPGGGARSGRMSLPLGVPRRAFSYDDALEDTAPMTPPPADLCASVLWKQPVIPERKYQELSKDEEGDANMKPVVTPSSSTENVNKVPVVKAKATHVIMNSLITKQTQESIQRFEQQAGLREAGYTPHKGLTTEETKYHRVAEALHNLKMQNGETTKDDKQNSSAQSTPSSTPHSSPRHKPRGWFSQGSSTSITGSDFAMEGAADRLPSERWSFFGPRAVQKSASDTGGFTVQSYKGAQKPSPMELMRAQATRMTEDPGTFKPPKMDIPGTDGRKQSPRSHNIKPRDLNVLTPTGF
- the NOP16 gene encoding nucleolar protein 16, producing MPKAKGKSRRHKYSYNLNRKRLYRSARRRAAPRIACSHIRHAWDPHKSVAQNLAEMGLAEDPNKAVPIPKKLLGMEVESDGQQPGKKIVRKPYVVNEMELEASLPEKKSNTLSRDLIDYVRYMIQNHGENYKEMARDEKNYYQDTPKQIKRKINVYKNFYPEEYKNFIASLKPEKMEVQ